GAGGCCGATGGCGTTTCTGGCCTCCCGGTAGTCGTCTTCGACATCGTGGCCGAAGACGCGGGCGGTGCCGCCGGACTTTCTGACGAGCCCAACGAGCGTGTTGATAAACGTCGTTTTGCCCGCGCCGTTCGGGCCGAGCAGGCCAAAGAAACTCCCCTCGGGGACGGTCAGCGAGACCCCATCGAGGGCCGTCACATCCTCGTACTCTTTTGTGAGATCTTCGATTTCGAGGGCCGGCGTCGACTGGCTCATTCGGTCGCCTCCACTGGGTCGACAAACTCGGTTGCGTGGTCGATCAACTCAAAAATCTCCGTATCGGCCACGCTGTAGTAGCTCCATTTGCCCTCCTTGCGAGTGGTCACGAGCCCGGCGTCAGTCAAACATTTAAGTTGGGTTGCGACCGTCGACTGGGGAGCCTCGACGGCAGTCTGTAGCTCACAGACACAGCACTCGCCGTCACGCAGTGCCCACAGCAAGCGCAGCCGCAGGGGGTTCGAGAGCGCTGCACAGAGACTGCTCACCCGGTCGGCGACCGCAGCGTTGCCCGCCCGCTCGCGGAGCGCTGCCGCCTCCGCTTCGGGGTCGTCGTAGAGTCGAGTAAGGGAGTCCGGAAGCTCACCTGTCGACGCGGTAGACTCGGTCATATCGTAGTAGTCCAATATGAGCCAGCCGCCTAAATACTGCGTGGTCGGGCCGTATACTGGCAGTGTGTCACACTGCCACGAGAGGGACTACCAGTCAGTTACTCCAGATGGTGGTAGTCGAGTTCGTGGTGTTCGTCGAGCGCCGCTTGGACCGGTTTGCTGGGTTCGGCAACTGGCCGTCGACGGATCGCTATCCCTCGTTTGCCATCCGAGACGATGAGGCTCTCCCGGAACTGGTTGTCCATCTCGGGGTAGTCAGAGCGGTAGTGGGCACCCCGTGATTCGGTACGTTCGAGTGCGGTTCGAAGCGTTGCCTCGGCGACCGCTAGCGAAAAGCCGAGGTCGACGGCCAACTCGAAGGATCGCGTCGTCCGGTCGCCCTCGATCCGGAGTTCACTGATTCGGTCCCGAAGGGTTTCGAGTTCCGAGACCGCCTCCCGGAGTCCCGCTTCGTCTCGGATAATCCCGGCGTCTCGCCAGAGCAGTTCACCGAGATCATCGAGTAGTTCCTCGGCTGTCGTTGCTCCGTCGGCGGCTTCGAGCTGCGTGAGCCCAGCGAACTCCCGCTCGGCTTGGGCACGCATGCGGAGCGAAAGCTGCGTCTTGGTTTCGGTGATAACGTCGACATCGCCGGAGCCACCATCTGTAGCGAACCCACGCGGTTGGACTTCGGCGGCGATATGCTGACCGACCGGTTTGGCGACCGCCACGGTTTCGGCCAGCGAGTTGCCGCCAAGTCGGTTTGCACCGTGGACGCCCGCCGTGGACTCACCGACAGCATACAGCCCGTCGACGCCGGTTTCGCCAGTGTGCGGGTCGATGTCGACCCCACCCATCGTGTAGTGCGCGGTGGGCGCGACTTCCATCGGATCGCTCGTGATGTCGACGCCGAGATGCCCAAACCGGTCGACCATCCCCGGCAGTCGGTCCTGAATATAGTCGTCATCACGATGAGAAATGTCGAGATAGACGCCGCCATTGGCTGTGCCGCGGCCCTCGCGAATCTCTTGAGTGATCGCTCTGGCGACCACGTCACGGGCGTCGAGTTCCATCTGGTCCGGCGAGTAGCGCTCCATGAATCGCTCGTTTTCGGCGTTGTACAGTCGACCACCCTCACCACGAACGGCCTCGGTGACGAGTCGACCATCCCACTCTTCGCCGTAGCGGTCGCCGACCATCCCGGTGGGATGGAACTGGACGAACTCCATATCGAGGAGTTCCGCACCCGCATCAAGTGCGAGCGCCGGCCCGTCGCCGTTGTTTTCTTCGTCGCGTGAGGAGTGGCGGTTGTACATCGCACTTGAACCTCCGGCGGCGACGACGACCTGATCGGTGACGAAACAGAGGTTGTCGCCGGTTTCCATATCGAAGCCGACCGCGCCCTCCACGCGGTCGCCATCAGACAGCAGGCGGGTGATCATCACGTTCTCGCGGTAAGGGATCGACAGCGACTGGGCTTTGTCGACCAGTGTTTCGAGCATCGCTTCGCCGGTATGGTCGCCGACAAAACAGGTTCGCCGGAACGACTGGGCACCGAAATATCGCTGTTGGATCTGTCCGTCTTCGGTCCGGGCAAAGGGCATCCCCCAGTCGACGAGTTCACGAATCCGATTGGGCATCTCGCGGGCGACGAGTTCCACCGCGTGGGGGTCGTTGAGGAAGTGGCCCTCTCGAAGCGTGTCGGCGGCGTGAATTCGCCAGTCGTCTTCGGGGTCGCGGCTGCCGAGGGCGGCGTTGATCCCACCGGCGGCCCACGTCGTGTGAGCGTCGCCGTAATCGCGCTTGCCGATTACGAGCGGCTCGACTCCCTGCTCCTTGAGTTCGATAGCGACCCGTGCCCCGGCTGCACCGGCTCCAATGACGAGGACGGGGACGTGGATTTCCTCGTATTCGATATCGGTGGGAGTCGACTGAGCGTGGTCGGAAGCCGATGCGTCGCTGTAGATCGAACTGGTTGTATACTGGCTCATTGGAGGGGTGAAACGCCGAAACGCCTCTGTTAGTATATAAGGGATAGAGCCGCTTGAAGGCTTCGCGCGAGGGGAGTAGTCGACAACCAAATCCGTACTGTGTCGACTGAATCTTCGAGGGACGGCTCCCGTCAAGCTTCCCCAAAACACCGAAAAGGCAAGACAGTTATCGCCGCCGTGGGATGAACGGGTATGAGTCTGCTTGCCGAAGCCCGGGCGGTCATCGAGGCTGGCCCGGTCTGTGATAGCTGTGTCGGCCGGGTGTTCGCCGACCGGAGTTTCGGCCTCTCGAACGTCGACCGCGGCCGAAGCCTCCGAATCTCGCTTGCGCTCGATGACGACGAACCCTACGAATCAGTCGACCCCGTCGATTGTTGGGTGTGTGAGGGCGAGTGCGGCCGGTTCGACGAATGGGCCGAGCGCGCGGTCGACGCAGTTGGTGACCCCGAGTTTTCGACCTACCAAGTCGGCACGAAAACCCCGCCGCTGATCGAAGAAAACGACGAACTGCTCCGGATGGACGCCGGACTCGACGCCGACCGCGGCGAACTATTCAAATCCAATTTTAACCGCGAGGTCGGCAAGCGAATCGGCCAGCTTACTGATACCGAGGTCGAGTTCGGTCGACCGGACGTCCAGATCACCCTCGACATCGAAAACGACCGTGTCGAAACCAAAATCAATTCCGCCTTTATATACGGCCGCTACCGCAAACTGGAGCGGGATATTCCTCAGACCGAGTGGCCCTGCCGGGAGTGTCACGGGAGCGGCAGACAGGGCAAGCGCACCTGTGACCACTGCGACGGCGAGGGGTATCTCTACCCCGAGAGCGTTGAACAGCTATCTGCGCCCATCGTGATGGACGTGATGGACGGCACCGAGGCCACCTTCCACGGGGCGGGTCGAGAGGACGTCGACGCCCGCATGCTGGGCACTGGTCGACCGTTCGTGATCGAAGTTGAAGAGCCATACCGCCGGACTGTCGACACCGAACGACTGGAGGGCGATATCAATGCCTTCGCCGAGGGAAAAGTCGAAGTCGAAGGCTTGCGGCTGGCGAGCTACGAGATGGTCGAACGCGTCAAGGGACTCGACGCCTCGAAAACCTATCGCGCAGCCGTAGAGTTTGAGGAGGATGTGACCGAGAGCGACCTGCAGGCGGCCATCGAGGAACTCGATGGGTCGACTATCGAGCAGTACACGCCCGAGCGCGTCGACCACCGCCGCGCAGGCCTGACTCGTGTTCGAGAGGTCTATTCAGCCAGTGCTGAATTTGAGGACCTTACTCACGCCACAGTCGAGATCCACGGCGAGGGTGGCCTGTATATCAAGGAACTCATCTCGGGCGACAACGACCGCACCGAGCCAAGCCTTGCGGGACTGCTGGGTATTCCAGCAGTCGTCACGGCTCTTGATGTGACGGCTGTCGAAGGCATCGACGAACCGTTCGAGGACGAGGATTTCTTTTTATAAGCAATGACCGAGTTCCGGATCGGCGTCGACGAGGCGGGCAAAGGCCCCGTGTTGGGACCGATGGTCGCGGCCGCAGTCCGTGCGGCACCGAGCGATCTCCCCGACGGACTCGCGGATTCCAAACGCCTCACCGCCACAAAACGGGAGTCGCTGGCCGAGCGGCTTCGAGCCACTGAGGACGTCGACATCGGAATTGGCGTCATCACGGTTGCGGAGATCGACGATCCGGAGAGCGATATGAACAGTCTCACCGTTGCTGCGCAGGTTCGGGCGATTGCGGCAATCGCACAAAGTGACGACAACGCCATCGTCGACGCCGGCGACGTCTCGGAATCACGCTTTGCCCGCCGGGTCACGGAGGGCGTTGCTGGAGAGGGGATCGAGATCGAACTGACTGCCGAGCATGGAGCCGACGACAGCTACCAGTTGGCCGCAGCCGCAAGTGTGATCGCAAAAGTCGACCGTGATAGCCGCATCGCCACGATTGGGGCCGAGTACGCCCAGCCGGTCGGCAGTGGCTATCCCAGCGATTCGACCACGCGAGACTTTTTGGCGGGCTATGTCGACCACCATGGAGAGCTTCCGGCCTGCGCTCGGCGGTCGTGGTCGACGTGTGAAGACGTGCTCGCCGCGGCTGAACAGGCCGCACTCGGCGATTTCTGAATTTGGGCCGGTTCTCTTAGTCGACCTTTTGACGCGCTGTGTCAGCGGCGTCGGTTTCGGTCGGCTCGTCGGGTTTGGGGAGTCGACGGATCGTAACGAACCCGACCAGCATCGCCGCAATCCCGAGGACGACCAAGAGGGAGGCGGACTCGCCCGTGTTGTTTCCGGCCGCCAACAGCAGTGCCAGCGCGCCGACAGCGACAGCACACACCCCGAAGACGGCCTTCGAGAGTGCTGCCGCCAGTTGTCCGACCGCCCGTCGAACGCTGCTCGTGGCAGCGTCGTCTGCCCGTGAGTCGGATGCCATCTGTCTCCCCTTTTATTACCAGATACAAAACTCATCGGTTCGGTCAGACGACCGTCAGACAGCGTCGACAACTGACAACAAAAATAGCCGAGTGAACAGCCCGCTTAGCGGTCGGTCATCAGATACCGCAGGATGTCACCGTAGGCCGGGCGGGTGATCAGCACCCCGACGAGCACGCCGAGGATCGTGAAGATCGCAAACCCACGGAGATCACCGAGCGACAGCACTGCCAGCGGTGACATCGCAAGGATCGTCGTTGCGGCGGCGACACCGATCACCCAGAAGGCGCGTTTGAACCGCGAATCGAAGACCTTCTGACTGGAGACATCGCCCTCCGCCATCACCTCGTCGGCGATGATGATCAGGTCGTCGACACCCGTACCGATCACCGCAATGAAACCAGCGATCACTGCTAGATCCAGTGGATAGCCCAGATAGGCCGCAAAGCCGAGCAGGATCACCACCTCCGAGAAGGCAGTGACGATCATCGGCAGGGCGACTTTCGGCTCGCGGTAGCGCAGGAAGACGACTCCTGCGACCGCCAACACCGAGAGGATCCCGACAATAAGCGAGTTGGCCCGGAAGTTCTCACCCTGTGTCGGCGAGATGAACGAGGTCGTCCCGCCGTCGATATCGAGGTTGGCCGGGAGCGCACCGGCACGCAGGTTGATCGCCACGCGCTGGGCCTCCTCGAAGGAGGTCGTCGTCAGGATGAAGCTCGAATCCTTCGCCCACTCGCCGTTTGCGATGCTCTGTGCGAGGCTGGGGTCCATCCCGAAGGCGTTGACGACCTCATCGTCGACGACCAACAGGAGACATGGCTCGGTCGACTCGGGGTTCTGGTTGTATGTGCACCGAGAGCCGCCCTCTCCTGCAAGCCCGGTTTCGACGGCCGTCTGCCGGAACTGGTCGGCGGAGCTCTGGCGCACCGTTACCGGCACGTGTGGCCCGCGTCGGTCGTCTTGGGTTGCAGTACTGACACTCTGGAAGTCATCACCCGTGAGCACGGCCCGCTCGGTGACGTACTCCCCACCGTCGTTTTGATGATAGATGTCGACCCGAACGTTCCCGCGTTCCTCGATCAGCGAAATGACGTCCTGTCGATCCTGTCCGGGGACTTCGATGAGCATGAAGAACTCACCGGCGGCACTGGAGACCTGTTGGACGGTACTCCCGGAGAGTCCGGCCTGATTGACTTTCCCGGAGAGCACTGCAATCGCCTCGTCGCGGGTGGCCTGTGTGACCCCATCGCGGATTTCACCGTACTCGTAGCCTGCGGCGTCCATCGCCGTAGCGAACTGTGACTCGGTAATATCGGGGTTGACCATCTCGACAGTCGCGGCCGTTTCGGGACCGCCCTGTCGGGTAATCACATCAGTCGTATCCGTGTCGGGGAGCTCTCCTGCGACCGCGGCCGCGACCTGGGCCCGGCTATCGTCACCGAACTCGACGTTCTCGGCGGTCATGCCGATCAGTGGCGCTCTGATCCGCGTCCCACCGGCCAGATCAAGGCCGAACTTGAGGTTGGTGAGGCTGTCTGCCTGCTCGGACTGGTTGCCGAACTCCTCCTCGCCGCCGCCAAGCGCCGGCGAGACCAGCGCGACCGTCGACAGTATCACAACGATGACCAGCAATGTGATCCGCCAGTTGGATTTGATTCGGTCGATCATCGTTTGACCCCCTTGTGAACGTGCCAGCGAAGCAGACTCACGTTGAGCAGATAGGTGTTCATCAGGTCAGCCATCAGTCCGAGCACCAAGATCAGTCCAATCGCGGTCATGATCTGAATGCCAAACATGTAGGCCAGCACAGTCATCACGGCCATCGCCGCAATCGAGGTGACCGTCATTGTCACACCGGTCCGCATCGCCCGGCGCGTCGACTCGTAGAAGTCCCCCGACCGACGGAGGACGCTGTTGTTCAGCAGAATATCCGAGTCGACGCTGTAACCGATCAACATCAGGAGTGCCGCAATCGTCCCGAGCGTGAGATCGATTCCAAGCAA
This sequence is a window from Halohasta litchfieldiae. Protein-coding genes within it:
- the rnhB gene encoding ribonuclease HII — translated: MTEFRIGVDEAGKGPVLGPMVAAAVRAAPSDLPDGLADSKRLTATKRESLAERLRATEDVDIGIGVITVAEIDDPESDMNSLTVAAQVRAIAAIAQSDDNAIVDAGDVSESRFARRVTEGVAGEGIEIELTAEHGADDSYQLAAAASVIAKVDRDSRIATIGAEYAQPVGSGYPSDSTTRDFLAGYVDHHGELPACARRSWSTCEDVLAAAEQAALGDF
- a CDS encoding tRNA pseudouridine(54/55) synthase Pus10, which codes for MSLLAEARAVIEAGPVCDSCVGRVFADRSFGLSNVDRGRSLRISLALDDDEPYESVDPVDCWVCEGECGRFDEWAERAVDAVGDPEFSTYQVGTKTPPLIEENDELLRMDAGLDADRGELFKSNFNREVGKRIGQLTDTEVEFGRPDVQITLDIENDRVETKINSAFIYGRYRKLERDIPQTEWPCRECHGSGRQGKRTCDHCDGEGYLYPESVEQLSAPIVMDVMDGTEATFHGAGREDVDARMLGTGRPFVIEVEEPYRRTVDTERLEGDINAFAEGKVEVEGLRLASYEMVERVKGLDASKTYRAAVEFEEDVTESDLQAAIEELDGSTIEQYTPERVDHRRAGLTRVREVYSASAEFEDLTHATVEIHGEGGLYIKELISGDNDRTEPSLAGLLGIPAVVTALDVTAVEGIDEPFEDEDFFL
- a CDS encoding ArsR/SmtB family transcription factor → MTESTASTGELPDSLTRLYDDPEAEAAALRERAGNAAVADRVSSLCAALSNPLRLRLLWALRDGECCVCELQTAVEAPQSTVATQLKCLTDAGLVTTRKEGKWSYYSVADTEIFELIDHATEFVDPVEATE
- a CDS encoding L-aspartate oxidase, yielding MSQYTTSSIYSDASASDHAQSTPTDIEYEEIHVPVLVIGAGAAGARVAIELKEQGVEPLVIGKRDYGDAHTTWAAGGINAALGSRDPEDDWRIHAADTLREGHFLNDPHAVELVAREMPNRIRELVDWGMPFARTEDGQIQQRYFGAQSFRRTCFVGDHTGEAMLETLVDKAQSLSIPYRENVMITRLLSDGDRVEGAVGFDMETGDNLCFVTDQVVVAAGGSSAMYNRHSSRDEENNGDGPALALDAGAELLDMEFVQFHPTGMVGDRYGEEWDGRLVTEAVRGEGGRLYNAENERFMERYSPDQMELDARDVVARAITQEIREGRGTANGGVYLDISHRDDDYIQDRLPGMVDRFGHLGVDITSDPMEVAPTAHYTMGGVDIDPHTGETGVDGLYAVGESTAGVHGANRLGGNSLAETVAVAKPVGQHIAAEVQPRGFATDGGSGDVDVITETKTQLSLRMRAQAEREFAGLTQLEAADGATTAEELLDDLGELLWRDAGIIRDEAGLREAVSELETLRDRISELRIEGDRTTRSFELAVDLGFSLAVAEATLRTALERTESRGAHYRSDYPEMDNQFRESLIVSDGKRGIAIRRRPVAEPSKPVQAALDEHHELDYHHLE
- a CDS encoding preprotein translocase subunit SecD, giving the protein MIDRIKSNWRITLLVIVVILSTVALVSPALGGGEEEFGNQSEQADSLTNLKFGLDLAGGTRIRAPLIGMTAENVEFGDDSRAQVAAAVAGELPDTDTTDVITRQGGPETAATVEMVNPDITESQFATAMDAAGYEYGEIRDGVTQATRDEAIAVLSGKVNQAGLSGSTVQQVSSAAGEFFMLIEVPGQDRQDVISLIEERGNVRVDIYHQNDGGEYVTERAVLTGDDFQSVSTATQDDRRGPHVPVTVRQSSADQFRQTAVETGLAGEGGSRCTYNQNPESTEPCLLLVVDDEVVNAFGMDPSLAQSIANGEWAKDSSFILTTTSFEEAQRVAINLRAGALPANLDIDGGTTSFISPTQGENFRANSLIVGILSVLAVAGVVFLRYREPKVALPMIVTAFSEVVILLGFAAYLGYPLDLAVIAGFIAVIGTGVDDLIIIADEVMAEGDVSSQKVFDSRFKRAFWVIGVAAATTILAMSPLAVLSLGDLRGFAIFTILGVLVGVLITRPAYGDILRYLMTDR